The stretch of DNA TATCAAGGACGCACTGTGACACACCACATTGTGAAAATTGTTAAGTATCTATAATCCCACACGATTATATTATCTGTTATCATATCCTAACAAATCATCTGAACATAGTTAATTCGCACATTATCGGATGCAGTGGTTGGATTTGCTCAAGTCTATGTTGAGAGAAGCCGAGTGGTCTAGTAACGAGTCAACACCAAGCTTGGAGGATTACATGAAAAATGCGTACATATCATTTGCATTAGGACCAATTATTCTCCCAGCTACTTATCTGATCGGACCACCACTTTCCGAGAAGACAGTGGATAGCCACCAATATAATCAGCTCTACAAGCTCGTGAGCACCATGGGTCGTCTTCTTAATGACATACAAGGTTTTAAGGTAAGACTGTTCTTAAGATTTTAGACTTTGAACTACAATGTACAGTTAAATGATGGCAAAGACGTCTAAATCCAACATGATAATGATAATAAACTAACTTCTGCTCATAGATTTAGGATTAAGTATcccttttgatgtttttttgcaGAGAGAATGCAAGGAGGGGAAGCTGAATGCGGTTTCATTGCACATGGAACACGAGAGAAACAGTCGCAGCAAAGACGAGATCATTGAATCGATGAAAGGTTTagcagagagaaagagggaagaATTGCATAAGCTAGTTTTGGAGGAGAAGGGAAGTGTAGTTCCAAGGGAATGCAAAGAAGTGTTTTTGAAGATGAGCAAAGTATTGAACTTATTTTACAGGAAGGATGATGGATTCACATCACATAATCTGATGAGTGTTGTTAAATCTGTGATCTACGAGCCAATTACCTTGCAGGACGAATCTTTAACTTGATCTGGCAGGTCAAAAATAAGACTTTCGTCTTCTTTTTNNNNNNNNNNNNNNNNNNNNNNNNNNNNNNNNNNNNNNNNNNNNNNNNTGCAGTGGTTGGATTTGCTCAAGTCTATGTTGAGAGAAGCCGAGTGGTCTAGTAACGAGTCAACACCAAGCTTGGAGGATTACATGAAAAATGCGTACATATCATTTGCATTAGGACCAATTATTCTCCCAGCTACTTATCTGATCGGACCACCACTTTCCGAGAAGACAGTGGATAGCCACCAATATAATCAGCTCTACAAGCTCGTGAGCACCATGGGTCGTCTTCTTAATGACATACAAGGTTTTAAGGTAAGACTGTTCTTAAGATTTTAGACTTTGAACTACAATGTACAGTTAAATGATGGCAAAGACGTCTAAATCCAACATGATAATGATAATAAACTAACTTCTGCTCATAGATTTAGGATTAAGTATcccttttgatgtttttttgcaGAGAGAATGCAAGGAGGGGAAGCTGAATGCGGTTTCATTGCACATGGAACACGAGAGAAACAGTCGCAGCAAAGACGAGATCATTGAATCGATGAAAGGTTTagcagagagaaagagggaagaATTGCATAAGCTAGTTTTGGAGGAGAAGGGAAGTGTAGTTCCAAGGGAATGCAAAGAAGTGTTTTTGAAGATGAGCAAAGTATTGAACTTATTTTACAGGAAGGATGATGGATTCACATCACATAATCTGATGAGTGTTGTTAAATCTGTGATCTACGAGCCAATTACCTTGCAGGACGAATCTTTAACTTGATCTGGCAGGTCAAAAATAAGACTTTCGTCTTCTTTTTTATTGCTACAAAACAACTAAGAGGAAATACCAAGGCTGACTATTTTCGTTGAGTTCTTGTAAGAACTAATAAACACGATGGAAAATTGTTAGTAGAGCGAGTTCTTTATAACTGAAGTCTAACTATAAAACAACATTAGAGAAAAATTGGTGTTAAGATACAATGTgatgttaataaataaaaactatgagTAAGATTTAAAAGTATAGATGAAAATAACATGGAACATAATATGagaaaaactcaaacaaaatcCTCAAATTTTGGGCAAAGCTTAAAATGACTTCTTTTCATAAGAAACCAGCCCGTGAACTCCTCCTTCAACCTGTGCTGCACCAGTTCGAGCCTGTCACAACACCAAAACAGCATCAGCACTAATGTCAGCAAAACTAGAAAGTTTTTGGGAATTAAAATCGAGACAAGAAGTTTCATTTACCTCGAGCCTAAGGATGTTTGATCTCAGCAGATCATGAGCAGATTGCAAGGAAGAAGCACCAAGGTCTTGGAAACCTTGTTTCACGGCGTGCATTGTGTAAGGTATCAGCTTCAACACTGAGCCTTTATCTGCGACTGCTCCAACCACTCCTTGAGCAAtcttaagttttgttttatctccTAAGTATCTTTGGTCACTTCCTTTAGTCATTGCTTCTAGCGATCCCATTCCACGGTACTTCTTGATCCTCTTACCGTCCTATCAttaccaaaaacaatcaaaacaaatagCGTTTCATAAAAAGTGTTAGTTAAACCGGAAGAAGGTGTGACTATTACCTTATACTCATAAGCCCCGGGAGCCTCAGTGCTTCCGGCCAAGAAGCTTCCCATCATAACAGTTGATGCTCCGAGGACGAGAGCTTTTACAATGTGACCTGAATTTGAGATACCACCATCCGCTATAACTGGAATCCCACTCTGAGCAGCGATCGAACAAACCTTGTACACAGCAGTAGCCTAAGATGTCcaaatcacacacaaaaaaaaaggaaggaatcTGTTAAGTTACATAATTCACAAAGTTTACACATTCTAGAAGAATCAAACAGTTAGGCTTCAGAGTTTATTTCATTTACCTGTCCACGGCCAACCGCACAAACCTCTTGTGTGGTACATATCGAACCAGACCCCATACCAACTCTCAATCCATCAACTCCAGCTTGGATCAAATTCTGTGCCTGGTACATTGTCACAACATTGCCACCAATCACATCCAAATCAGGATAAGTATTTTTCACATACTTAATCATCTCAAGCTGGTAAATAGAGTTCCCTTGAGAACTATCCAACACAACAGCATTGACCCCAGCGTTAACCAAATGCTCCAGCCTCTCCTTATCAGATTCCCTCGTCCCTATAGCCGCACCAACCATCCACTCACCGTCTGGACCCACGGTCCCTGGCCCTGACTTGGGATATCCTTGAACCCTCTGTATATCGTCTTTGGTCACCACGTTCACAGTCTCACCATCCCTTTCAAGAACCACAAAGCCCTTTTGCTTATCCTCTAGTAAAAACTCAATCTTTTCAAGATCAATGTCCCATGGCACAACATAGTCGCTGCTGTCACAGCTCTTCATGTAATCGTAAATCTTCATCTCCCTTTGTTCGTAATTCATTCTCGTCCACTGCGATTTCGATACATAGCCTAACAGTTTCGGAGTCGTCATTGTACCTGCTTTATATCAAATCCAATCATTACACTCAAATCTATTGAACTAGTTCAAATCCTTAAAAGACAGTGATAGATTCCTGGAAAAGAATATGAATCTGACCTGTTTGCGTGACAAAGACGAATGAAGAAGGACCAAAAGCATCCAGAGAAGTAATCTCGTACTCAGGGAACTTCACACCGGCGTCGGAAGCGATGGGATGTTTAAGGGACTTGGCTTGGCGAATAATAGATGCCTGAGCGGCGATGTCACAGTTGTAGTGCACGATTCCAATCCCACCAAGGGAAGCCATCGCAGCAGCCATGTGAGACTCAGAGACAGTATCCATCGGGGACGAAACGCAAGGTATAGATAAGGGTACGCGCCGGCTAAAGCGCGTGGATAGAGAGACGGCGTCGGTGGAGAAATCGATGTAGTGAGGGAGAAAGATGACGTCATCGTATGTGTAAGAGTATCCCTGAGAGAAGAGCTTATCCGCCGGGAATCCATCTTCGAATCTCGACATGGCCGGagacacaaaaaaagagagagagaggcgaaGAGTGTTGttttaaattagggtttaaggCAGAGGGTTTTTGGGAAGACGACAAATTCTCAAAGTATTGAATTTTGATTCAAGTCGTTTGGAGGGTTGTTCTGACTTGTGTAGGTTGTGTCTTtgtgtttgagagagagacgagagtaTAGTTTCCTTATATAGTGCGAATCTACTGATTGAtatgttcttcttcctttctttttattttatttttctttttttcaatttttgtatattttccatcttcttcttcttcttttttcttgctagattcgttttgtttcttctatttttcctttttctgttttttaaatagtttaccactttttttcacaaaattcgtttttttttacacttttttgcTTAGAATTAACTTTTAATTACATCTTGAGACTGTTTCGTATTCGTTTATCAACTGCAGTTGtgattcttttgagttttgactatcTATAAGAGATTTACTGGACGCTAATCAAATAGCAAAAGGTAAGCAGTGTATTCACGTGTCTGACATTATAAGGAAAAGATATGGTGATGAGAATGTGtatattattactttatttcaAAGCTACAATATCATTGTGGGGGTAAAGGAATCTGtgtataaaataaagattttgttagtGATAGAAGTTTAGTAGATGCAACGTACTACAAACAAGTCTAGATGACCTAATTCCATTAGCAAAAGCAATATAGTACCAATTTAGCATAAGTTTAGTGTATAGTTTATATGCCATTCCAAAGTAAATTAAGCTTTAAtgggttacaacttacaacttacaagtgAGAGACCCACCTAGCTAACGTgttatatcaaaatattttatttgatattattcGTAATCCAACAAAAGGTGAAAACTTAAAAGTGAGAGAGATGTCTTCGTCTTCATGACTTCATCATGCatcagaagaaatcaaaatggCACCCGTTAAAGCCtgtcaaaaaattatatgaatatcAATATTTCCCTATATAAGTATAAAGTAAAAGGAGTAATAAACTCGAATCGTATGTAATTCACTTACTTGGATCTACGGTGACAAGCATGCCTGTGCCGCCGAACGTGCACGAGCCACCGGTACCTTTGGTCCGTTGCCAATAGCTGTTGAAGGCGAACGAAGCATGGGCCCATAACGTATTAGGCTTGAAACAAGGCCCATTGGGCTGAATTGAATGACAATCAGCTCCAGACCCACATGCAAAGTTCATGGCTTCTAGAATAATTGGGTCAGGGACCGATGGCTTAGCCACGCACCAGTAAGCCGAGGTTGGATTCGCGCTCGGTGACGGTGGCGCCATAGGCGGCGGATAGACGATCGGAGGAAGAAATCCCGACGATGGACTTGGAATTGGAATNTTCTTCACTTGTTGATTCAATGGGGAAAGCTGGTCGGTTGGACACATCGATGAAGGTTTACATGGAAATGCAGGGATTTGGTCATAGGCCATCGGCAACTATGTTTGTTTCCTTGATTGATTCATATGCTAAAGCCGGCAAGCTAGATACTGCTCTTAGGCTTTGGGATGAGATGAAGAAGTCAGGGTTCAGGCCTAACTTTGGATTGTACACAATGATCATTGAATCTCATGCAAAATCAGGAAAGCTTCAAGTAGCAATGTCGGTTTTCAAAGATATGGAGAAAGCTGGGTTTTTACCAACACCATCCACATATTCGTGTCTATTAGAGATGCATGCTGGATCTNGCTCAGAGTAAGGTGGACCTGAAATAGGACCTGGTGGTCCTGGTGTAAAACCAGTTTCGGGAGGGTTGGGAACTGTTTCTGGCGGGTTTGGGACGGTAACGGGTGGGTTCGTGTTAGATGACCAGTCGGGTGGGTTTGGGACGGTAACAGGTGGGTTCGGGTTAGAGGATGATTCTGGTGGGTTCGGGTTAGATGATGATTCGGgtgggtttgggtttgggtttggatTAGAGGATGAATCGGGTGGGTTGGGGTTGGAGTTCGGGTTAGAGGAGGAATCGGGTGGGTTAGGTAATATGATCGGGCCAGGAGGGGGACTAAGACCAGGAGAAGAGGACGTAGGAGGTGTGTCCGGGGGACTAACGCAAAAAGGAGGGGCATTGCCGGGAACTGAAAGTGGAGGAAGTGAAACATAGGGAGGTAGAGTGAGAGTTGTGCTAACGCCATAAGGTTGAGTGTTGGAGTAGTCTAAAGGCTGAGCAAGATTGAGTTGTGTCATCACTTTCTCCAACAATGATGTGTGTTTTACTGCTTTGATCATCTCCTGCTTTGGCTCTCTCTTAAACCCTACTTGTCTTCTTGCATCTACTACTAGGACATAAGAAAATCACAATCATAATCAAATGCTTTTAGAGATAGAGATGGATATAGAGAAATAGATAGAGAAAAGGGTTTACCGCAATGAGTGAAGAAATTGGCTGAGATAATTACACAGAGGAGAAGACAAATGGTTGCCAAGGCTCTATTTGATTCCATGGTTTTAAGATGAAGACCAAAAGAGAAGTTATATCTTCAGAACTAAAACCAATTAGCTACACTTTCAatagaagaaacagaaccaaaagaAAGCTTGAATATTTGTCTCTTCCCTCcctctctttctatatatatatcttgtgtGTGTCATGTCTCATGTGCATGTGTagcaaactaaaacaaaaaaacttaggAAGAATCCTGCAAGGCAACCTATGGAAGGGTTATAAGgttctgttctgtttcttgtAAAGATTCGCACTTTAGTTGCTCACTTTTAACTGCAGACAATGTGTAAATtcataccatatatataaaattatttttgacatCATTAGTACTATCTAAAATGTGTTTATAGTATCAATGATTATACACAGATGTATGCCAATGGGGGCATATATGCTTGCTTGACATCGTAAAATAATCATAGAGGAAAGTTGTTTAAAACTTTTGCTTGCTTTGTACTCAAACAAAGCTCTTTTAGGTTTATCTTTTTCTTGACTACATCTATTTGCATAAGCTTCACACATTCTCCTcagattcttctttctctctggaCTTGAGGActggaaaaattaaaaatataacagttaggaaacaataaaaagtattcaccatttttttatttctgtctTCATAGAAATTAAATCTTATTTCGGGTTCTTTTACTACCTAGATAAATTATCAGTTAAAATGTTGTTGTTTAGAGATTCATAAAGATGATCCGAGTTTGAGTCTAAACCActtatattttgggttatgtGAATTAGCCACAAGTATTATGGAACAAACTTAGAAGCAAATTTTATGGTTATAAAAAGCTAAAAACGTAAGTAAATTgactttgtaaaaaataaaaaatgttcagtttttgatttttgtgacaatttttcagtttttgattaaaaatattgaaattaaatatgTAATAAAACCAACCAATTACTAAAATATCCATATTGGGAAAACGGAAAACCCCTGACTGCTTctaagcctctctctctctctggttttagggtttaagccGACGAGGAGACGGAAAAATCGCCTATCTCCGGAGATCAGGTTAGGATTGATCGATTCCTAAAACTTCAATTTTTTGGCATTAGAATACCTTTTTCTCTCCTGATGATCCGTGGAAGAACCGCGAAAGTAATTCCCAGAAATGCCATTTTCTCGCTTAGTAGGAGGAGTACCATTTCTAAGTCtcctcctttgctttctcccaGTCCTAATAATTTAGCCGGTAGTTACTTCTTCAACAACATCCGATTATTGAGCTATTTCGCGGTTAGAAATGGTTTTTCTCCCGATTGTTCTGTACCCAGAGACCCTGATTTCGTTGGATTAGCTAAACCAAGTCGGAGTATTGTCAGGAGATTCTGTAATGCAAAGAGCGGAGGAAGTAGTGAATCTAGTGGCTGGACTGAGGAGGTAGAGTATTTAGATGAGTCGGGTAGTGTATTACACAGCGGTAAAGGAATTAGATCAGTAGAGCCAGGGCTTGATGACCATGTAATGGTTGGTGGGTTGAAGAAGCCTTACATGAATGCTTCCGCTGTTGCaaagattgttgaagttctGCAGAGGTGGAAATGGGGACCTGAGTTGGAGACTCAGTTGGACAAACTCCAGTTTGTGCCCAATATGGTTCATATTACGCAGTCTTTGAAGATTGTTAAAGAGGTTGATGCCGGGATGAGTTTGTTCAGGTGGGCTAAGAAGCAGCCTTGGTATTTGCCTTCCGATGAATGTTATGTCGTCTTGTTTGATGGGTTGAACCAGGGCAGAGATTTTGTTGGGATTCAGTCCTTGTTTGAGGAGATGGTTCAAGACTCCAGTAGTCACGGTGATTTGTCGCTTAATGCCTATAACCAAGTGATTCAGTATCTGGCTAAAGCTGAGAAATTGGAGGTCgctttttgttgtttcaaaaAGGCTCAAGAGTCGGGATGCAAAATTGATACGCAGACGTATAATAATCTAATGATGTTGTTTCTGAACAAGGGTCTGCCGTATAAGGCATTTGAGATTTATGAGAGCATGGAGAAAACTGATAGTTTGTTGGATGTGTCAACTTATGAGCTGATCATTCCAAGCTTGGCCAAATCTGGCCGTCTTGATGCAGCTTTCAAGCTTTTTCAGCAGATGAAAGAAAGGAAACTCCGACCGAGCTTTAGTGTGTTTTCTTCACTTGTTGATTCAATGGGGAAAGCTGGTCGGTTGGACACATCGATGAAGGTTTACATGGAAATGCAGGGATTTGGCCATAGGCCATCGGCAACTATGTTTGTTTCCTTGATTGATTCATATGCTAAAGCCGGCAAGCTAGATACTGCTCTTAGGCTTTGGGATGAGATGAAGAAGTCAGGGTTCAGGCCTAACTTTGGATTGTACACAATGATCATTGAATCTCATGCAAAATCAGGAAAGCTTCAAGTAGCAATGTCGGTTTTCAAAGATATGGAGAAAGCTGGGTTTTTACCAACACCATCCACATATTCGTGTCTATTAGAGATGCATGCTGGATCTGGGCAAGTAGACTCTGCAATGAAGATCTATAACTCCATGACTAATGCTGGGTTAAGGCCTGGCCTTAGCAGTTATATTTCCCTTCTTACACTTCTAGCCAACAAAAGACTCGTTGATGTTGCTGGGAAGATACTACTTGAGATGAAAGCAATGGGGTATTCTGTAGATGTCTGTGCTAGCGATGTTCTGATGATATATATCAAAGATGCTTCTGTTGATCTTGCTTTGAAATGGCTTAGGTTCATGGGTTCATCAggaatcaaaacaaacaatttcatCATCAGGCAGTTATTTGAGTCATGCATGAAAAATGGTCTATACGACTCAGCTAGACCTTTGCTCGAGACACTTGTGCATTCTGCTGGAAAAGTTGACTTGGTGCTTTACACTTCGATTCTTGCTCACCTTGTCCGATGCCAAGACGAAGATAAAGAGAGACAATTGATGTCAATTCTCAGCGCTACCAAGCATAAAGCTCACGCTTTTATGTGTGGTCTCTTCACAGGTCCAGAACAGAGGAAACAACCAGTTCTAACGTTTGTCAGGGAGTTTTACCAAGGGATTGATTACGAACTCGAAGAAGGAGCTGCTAGATACTTTGTGAATGTCCTTCTCAACTACCTAGTTTTGATGGGTCAGATAAACAGAGCTCGATGTGTCTGGAAAGTAGCCTACGAGAACAAACTCTTCCCAAAGGCCATCGTCTTTGACCAACACATTGCTTGGTCTCTCGACGTGAGAAACTTATCGGTTGGAGCCGCGCTCATAGCTGTGGTTCACACTCTCCACAGGTTCAGAAAACGGATGCTCTACTACGGTGTAGTCCCGAGACGTATAAAGCTAGTCACAGGACCGACATTGAAGATTGTAATAGCTCAGATGCTGAGCTCTGTTGAGTCGCCTTTTGAGGTTAGCAANNNNNNNNNNNNNNNNNNNNNNNNNNNNNNNNNNNNNNNNNNNNNNNNNNNNTGGATTAGCTAAACCAAGTCGGAGTATTGTCAGGAGATTCTGTAATGAAAAGGGCGGAGGAAGTAGTGAATCTAGTGGCTGGACTGAGGAGGTAGAGTATTTAGATGAGTCGGGTAGTGTATTACACAGCGGTAAAGGAATTAGATCAGTAGAGCCAGGGGTTGATGACCATGTAATGGTTGGTGGGTTGAAGAAGCCTTACATGAATGCTTCCGCTGTTGCAAAGATTGTTGAAGTTGTGCAGAGGTGGAAATGGGGACCTGAGTTGGAGACTCAGTTGGATAAACTCCAGTTTGTGCCTAATATGGTTCATATTAAGCAGTCTTTGAAGATTGTTAAGGAGGTTGATGCTGGGATGAGTTTGTTCAGGTGGGCTAAGAAGCAGGCTTGGTATCTGCCTTCGGATGAATGTTATGTCGTTTTGTTTGATGGGTTGAACCAGGGCAGAGATTTTGTTGGGATTCAGTCCTTGTTTGAGGAGATGGTTCAAGACTCCAGTAGTCACGGTGATTTGTCACTTAGTAGTGCCTATAACCAAGTGATTCAGTATCTGGCTAAAGCTGAGAAACTGGAGGttgctttttgttgtttcaaaaAGGCTCAAGAGTCGGGATGCAGAATTGATACGCAGACGTATAATAATCTAATGATGTTGTTTCTGAACAAGGGTCTGCCGTATAAGGCATTTGAGATTTATGAGAGCATGGAGAAAAC from Camelina sativa cultivar DH55 chromosome 9, Cs, whole genome shotgun sequence encodes:
- the LOC104714242 gene encoding pentatricopeptide repeat-containing protein At1g79490, mitochondrial-like, yielding MIRGRTAKVIPRNAIFSLSRRSTISKSPPLLSPSPNNLAGSYFFNNIRLLSYFAVRNGFSPDCSVPRDPDFVGLAKPSRSIVRRFCNAKSGGSSESSGWTEEVEYLDESGSVLHSGKGIRSVEPGLDDHVMVGGLKKPYMNASAVAKIVEVLQRWKWGPELETQLDKLQFVPNMVHITQSLKIVKEVDAGMSLFRWAKKQPWYLPSDECYVVLFDGLNQGRDFVGIQSLFEEMVQDSSSHGDLSLNAYNQVIQYLAKAEKLEVAFCCFKKAQESGCKIDTQTYNNLMMLFLNKGLPYKAFEIYESMEKTDSLLDVSTYELIIPSLAKSGRLDAAFKLFQQMKERKLRPSFSVFSSLVDSMGKAGRLDTSMKVYMEMQGFGHRPSATMFVSLIDSYAKAGKLDTALRLWDEMKKSGFRPNFGLYTMIIESHAKSGKLQVAMSVFKDMEKAGFLPTPSTYSCLLEMHAGSGQVDSAMKIYNSMTNAGLRPGLSSYISLLTLLANKRLVDVAGKILLEMKAMGYSVDVCASDVLMIYIKDASVDLALKWLRFMGSSGIKTNNFIIRQLFESCMKNGLYDSARPLLETLVHSAGKVDLVLYTSILAHLVRCQDEDKERQLMSILSATKHKAHAFMCGLFTGPEQRKQPVLTFVREFYQGIDYELEEGAARYFVNVLLNYLVLMGQINRARCVWKVAYENKLFPKAIVFDQHIAWSLDVRNLSVGAALIAVVHTLHRFRKRMLYYGVVPRRIKLVTGPTLKIVIAQMLSSVESPFEVSKVVLRAPGDLVMEWFKKPIVQQFLLNEIPSRSDILMHKLNVMFPSSAPELRSMSLPKPLMSSKAF
- the LOC104714241 gene encoding inosine-5'-monophosphate dehydrogenase 1-like, whose translation is MSRFEDGFPADKLFSQGYSYTYDDVIFLPHYIDFSTDAVSLSTRFSRRVPLSIPCVSSPMDTVSESHMAAAMASLGGIGIVHYNCDIAAQASIIRQAKSLKHPIASDAGVKFPEYEITSLDAFGPSSFVFVTQTGTMTTPKLLGYVSKSQWTRMNYEQREMKIYDYMKSCDSSDYVVPWDIDLEKIEFLLEDKQKGFVVLERDGETVNVVTKDDIQRVQGYPKSGPGTVGPDGEWMVGAAIGTRESDKERLEHLVNAGVNAVVLDSSQGNSIYQLEMIKYVKNTYPDLDVIGGNVVTMYQAQNLIQAGVDGLRVGMGSGSICTTQEVCAVGRGQATAVYKVCSIAAQSGIPVIADGGISNSGHIVKALVLGASTVMMGSFLAGSTEAPGAYEYKDGKRIKKYRGMGSLEAMTKGSDQRYLGDKTKLKIAQGVVGAVADKGSVLKLIPYTMHAVKQGFQDLGASSLQSAHDLLRSNILRLEARTGAAQVEGGVHGLVSYEKKSF
- the LOC104714239 gene encoding ent-kaur-16-ene synthase, chloroplastic-like, with the protein product MLREAEWSSNESTPSLEDYMKNAYISFALGPIILPATYLIGPPLSEKTVDSHQYNQLYKLVSTMGRLLNDIQGFKRECKEGKLNAVSLHMEHERNSRSKDEIIESMKGLAERKREELHKLVLEEKGSVVPRECKEVFLKMSKVLNLFYRKDDGFTSHNLMSVVKSVIYEPITLQDESLT
- the LOC104715984 gene encoding leucine-rich repeat extensin-like protein 3, producing MESNRALATICLLLCVIISANFFTHCVDARRQVGFKREPKQEMIKAVKHTSLLEKVMTQLNLAQPLDYSNTQPYGVSTTLTLPPYVSLPPLSVPGNAPPFCVSPPDTPPTSSSPGLSPPPGPIILPNPPDSSSNPNSNPNPPDSSSNPNPNPNPPESSSNPNPPESSSNPNPPVTVPNPPDWSSNTNPPVTVPNPPETVPNPPETGFTPGPPGPISGPPYSEXDPACISNRHEYVDGLSPLNQQVKXIPIPSPSSGFLPPIVYPPPMAPPSPSANPTSAYWCVAKPSVPDPIILEAMNFACGSGADCHSIQPNGPCFKPNTLWAHASFAFNSYWQRTKGTGGSCTFGGTGMLVTVDPSFNGCHFDFF